A stretch of Lactiplantibacillus brownii DNA encodes these proteins:
- a CDS encoding LTA synthase family protein: MPKFIKNTVGKVNTTLGFFTLTVVLFWLKTYIAYQHEFTLGVKGTVQQFLLILNPFPTAIVLLGIALYFRGRLRYWLLMIIDTLQTTWLFANILYYREFSDFMSAGVIKSSGAASNNLGTSLGQIIHATDFLVYADVVLLILLLVFKVIRIDPRPFKIRYAATMTMIGVALFAVDLGMSEHDRSDLLTRTFDNNYIVKYLGLNTYAGYSFYQTEKESATRAQASSSDMKSVLAYLKKNQAGENVKYFGKAKGKNVFVIHLESFQQFLIDYKVDGKEVTPNLNKFYHDKSTLSFDNFYHQVAQGKTSDAEMMMENSLFGLPTGSAMTQYGTSNTFQAAPAILAQKGYTTAAFHGDVASFWNRDNAYKSWGYDYFFYSSYYKEKADYKIGYGLKDKIFFKDSVKYLEKLPQPFYAKLITLTNHYPYPLDKQNVSIQKTTTGDSTVDGYVQTAHYLDQAFAEFVSYLKKAGLYKNSMIVLYGDHYGISNNHRAAIAQLLGKKSITNFDLAQFQKVPFMIHSEGIKGGVNHTYGGEIDALPTIFDLLGIKNKGYIQFGTDLLSSKHDQTVAFRNGDFVSPTYTKLGSTVYNSKTGKKLTDMTDTQKKTVKQMQNHVTTELSLSDRVIQGDLLRFYTPKGFKKVNKSDYNYKVTKTLKSLKELQKEKKTSVLSKNKGKSTVDLYQTDAPELSDSSSSSSSSSK, encoded by the coding sequence ATGCCCAAATTTATAAAAAACACGGTTGGCAAGGTCAACACCACGCTTGGCTTTTTTACCCTGACCGTGGTCTTATTTTGGCTAAAGACGTATATCGCATATCAGCATGAATTTACGTTGGGGGTCAAAGGGACGGTCCAACAATTTCTACTGATTTTAAATCCATTTCCAACAGCCATTGTGCTACTTGGGATTGCGTTATATTTCCGTGGTCGCTTACGGTATTGGTTGTTAATGATCATTGATACCTTACAGACGACCTGGCTTTTTGCCAACATTTTGTATTACCGAGAGTTTTCGGACTTCATGTCTGCTGGCGTGATTAAGAGTTCTGGGGCGGCAAGTAATAATTTAGGGACCAGTTTGGGCCAGATTATTCATGCGACCGACTTCTTAGTTTATGCGGATGTGGTGCTCCTAATTCTGTTGTTAGTTTTCAAGGTTATTCGTATTGATCCGCGGCCGTTTAAGATTCGGTATGCGGCGACGATGACCATGATTGGGGTGGCCTTGTTTGCCGTCGATCTAGGCATGTCGGAACACGATCGTTCTGACTTACTGACACGGACGTTTGATAATAATTATATTGTGAAGTATTTAGGCCTGAACACCTATGCGGGTTATAGTTTCTATCAGACTGAAAAGGAAAGCGCTACGCGTGCCCAAGCCAGCAGTAGTGATATGAAGAGTGTCCTCGCCTACTTGAAGAAAAATCAGGCAGGTGAAAACGTGAAGTACTTTGGCAAAGCCAAAGGAAAGAACGTTTTCGTGATCCATTTGGAAAGTTTCCAGCAATTTTTGATTGATTATAAGGTCGACGGTAAGGAAGTTACGCCGAACCTGAACAAATTCTATCATGATAAGAGCACCCTCAGTTTTGATAATTTCTATCACCAAGTTGCCCAGGGGAAAACCTCTGATGCCGAAATGATGATGGAAAACTCGTTGTTTGGGTTACCAACTGGTTCAGCGATGACTCAATATGGGACTTCGAATACGTTCCAAGCGGCACCAGCTATTTTAGCGCAAAAGGGTTATACGACCGCTGCGTTTCATGGTGACGTCGCCAGTTTCTGGAACCGTGATAACGCCTATAAGTCTTGGGGTTATGATTATTTCTTCTATTCATCTTATTATAAAGAGAAGGCTGATTATAAGATTGGCTATGGCTTGAAGGATAAGATCTTCTTCAAGGACTCTGTTAAATATCTTGAAAAGTTACCTCAGCCATTTTATGCCAAGCTGATCACGTTGACGAACCACTATCCTTATCCATTGGATAAACAAAACGTCAGCATCCAGAAGACGACGACGGGGGATTCCACGGTTGATGGCTATGTCCAAACGGCCCATTATCTGGATCAGGCATTCGCTGAATTTGTCAGTTATCTGAAGAAGGCTGGCCTGTATAAGAATAGTATGATTGTCTTGTATGGGGATCATTACGGGATTTCAAATAATCACCGTGCAGCCATTGCGCAACTATTAGGTAAGAAGTCGATCACTAACTTTGACCTAGCACAGTTCCAAAAAGTGCCATTTATGATCCATTCTGAAGGAATCAAGGGTGGGGTTAACCACACATATGGTGGTGAAATTGATGCTTTACCAACCATATTTGATTTATTAGGAATCAAGAATAAGGGCTATATTCAATTTGGGACTGACTTATTGTCGAGCAAGCATGATCAAACCGTTGCCTTTCGAAATGGGGACTTTGTCTCGCCGACCTATACGAAGTTGGGGAGCACCGTCTACAATTCTAAGACTGGTAAGAAGCTGACTGATATGACGGATACCCAAAAGAAGACAGTCAAGCAGATGCAAAATCATGTCACGACTGAACTCTCACTTTCTGATCGCGTTATTCAAGGAGACTTACTTCGCTTCTATACGCCTAAGGGCTTTAAGAAGGTCAATAAGTCTGACTATAACTATAAGGTCACTAAGACGCTGAAATCATTGAAAGAACTTCAAAAAGAGAAGAAGACGAGTGTCTTGTCGAA